The proteins below come from a single Triticum aestivum cultivar Chinese Spring chromosome 5D, IWGSC CS RefSeq v2.1, whole genome shotgun sequence genomic window:
- the LOC123125281 gene encoding glucan endo-1,3-beta-glucosidase-like, whose protein sequence is MAPPPRHGCMLRAEVVICIFLVIAPFSMAIGVNYGTKGDNLPSPAKVAAFLVTRTNIDRVKLFDTKPDIIRAFAGTGISVMVTASNGDIPGLTTQNGADAWVATNIAPYYPATDISLVAVGNEIMDTADKNLISNLVPAMQTLKAALVTAGYGKIRVSTPSSLGILVDAQPPSAARFRDVWDVAIFTPMLQFLRKTKSPLIVNTYPYFGYNGDTLPYALARPNPGVLDTGTGITYTSMLEAQLDSVYSAMKKLGFEDVEILVGETGWPTKAMDGQIGVSPAEAAEYNKYLIGEVSSGSGTPLMPKRKFETYIFALFNEDLKPGPVAERNFGMFQPDFTPMYDIGIMKDPVKTAPPMAATAHALEAAGPTEANGSNSAKASAPAGNKSSTNDRTPEEVEGLDTPSSAKGEPSELDSSEAAAKGGDGEEENSEKTKPKEESATPRAAGAASEATNFLFPIPCILAVALCLTVHV, encoded by the exons atggcgccgccgccaaGGCATGGTTGCATGCTCCGTGCCGAGGTGGTCATATGCATATTCCTCGTCATAGCACCGTTCAGCATGGCGATCGGTGTCAACTACGGCACCAAGGGTGACAACCTTCCATCGCCGGCTAAGGTTGCGGCATTCCTCGTGACCCGCACAAACATTGACCGTGTAAAGCTGTTTGACACCAAGCCGGACATTATCCGGGCCTTCGCTGGCACGGGCATCTCGGTAATGGTCACAGCAAGCAATGGCGACATCCCTGGCCTCACCACCCAGAACGGCGCCGATGCATGGGTCGCTACCAATATCGCGCCATACTACCCCGCCACAGATATATCTCTCGTCGCCGTTGGCAACGAGATCATGGACACGGCCGACAAGAATCTCATCAGCAACCTCGTCCCCGCTATGCAGACACTCAAGGCCGCGCTCGTCACGGCTGGCTACGGCAAAATTCGTGTTTCCACGCCAAGCTCACTCGGCATCCTGGTTGACGCCCAGCCGCCGTCCGCGGCTCGGTTTCGCGATGTCTGGGATGTTGCCATCTTCACGCCGATGCTCCAATTTCTCCGGAAGACCAAGTCCCCACTCATCGTGAACACGTACCCGTACTTTGGGTACAACGGTGACACGCTACCGTACGCGCTGGCGCGGCCGAACCCTGGCGTGCTAGACACGGGTACGGGCATCACATACACGAGCATGCTTGAGGCACAGCTTGACTCGGTGTACTCTGCAATGAAGAAACTTGGGTTTGAGGACGTGGAGATCCTGGTGGGGGAGACCGGGTGGCCGACTAAGGCGATGGACGGGCAGATAGGCGTGAGCCCGGCCGAGGCGGCGGAGTACAACAAATATCTCATCGGTGAGGTTAGCTCCGGGTCAGGCACACCGCTCATGCCAAAGCGGAAGTTCGAGACGTACATATTCGCGCTCTTCAACGAGGACCTCAAGCCCGGGCCCGTGGCCGAGCGCAATTTCGGGATGTTCCAGCCAGACTTCACGCCGATGTATGACATTGGCATCATGAAAGATCCG GTCAAAACGGCACCGCCTATGGCCGCCACAGCTCATGCCTTGGAGGCTGCGGGGCCTACAGAGGCGAACGGCTCGAACAGCGCCAAGGCGTCCGCGCCGGCAGGCAACAAATCCTCGACCAATGACAGGACGCCG GAGGAGGTGGAAGGACTGGATACTCCGTCATCGGCGAAGGGCGAGCCGTCAGAATTGGACTCGTCGGAGGCAGCAGCCAAG GGTGGTGACGGCGAAGAAGAAAACAGTGAGAAAACCAAACCCAAAGAAGAGAGTGCAACGCCGCGGGCGGCCGGAGCTGCTTCAGAAGCCACCAACTTTCTTTTTCCGATCCCTTGCATACTTGCAGTTGCGCTCTGTCTAACTGTCCATGTCTAA